A part of Gracilimonas sp. genomic DNA contains:
- a CDS encoding DEAD/DEAH box helicase family protein, whose translation MSNFDFLHPDWPEFIDDAQAVEKLVHFDPRGACGRARHLIEQVVLWMYEHDEDLELPYDTGLYNITNEMGFKKIIGYKVYEKIKVIRKVGNIALHENKRVTEDDALRVCREVFHVMYWLYSTYTTDEEPKPELEFDPNKVPKVESASKESLERLQELESQMEERADRLRELQQSLEEKDKALEQRNREIKQMRLQTRKYADNHDYNEAETRELLIDVMLRESGWDPAERNVREYEVSGMPNKSGTGYVDYVLWDDNGKPLALVEAKRTTRSYDEGQHQAKLYADCLEKEFDVRPVIFMSNGYEIWIWDDEQYPPRKVLGFYTKDSLQKLFFQRANKESLKLAEVNKKITGRYYQVAAIRRVGERFQEGHRRALLVMATGTGKTRTAISITDMVLKKKWAKRVLFLADRNALVKQAYKNYAEHLPEVPIVNLVEEKNDDAARVVFSTYPTMLNQIENLEEGKRKFDPGHFDLVIIDEAHRSVYNKYKAIFDYFDALLLGLTATPKEDVDHDTYDLFNAEQGNPTYAYGLEEAVNDGFLVPPKKVKVLGNLLTHGVTYSELSEEEKKVYDDLIRDTDLETGPGYVDPQKLNAFLFNEDTVEKVLTQLMEYGIKVEGGDRLGDTIIFAKNQRHAKFIRETFDKIYPAYAGKLAKVIHNKVEYAQDLIEDFCFPKKMPVIAISVDMMDTGIDAPDCVNLVFFKPVRSKAKFNQMIGRGTRLRPDLFGPGEDKQHFLIFDYCGNFEFFEENPEGYETTSSASITARIFEQRLSLTSKLTNEPYNQDEVLQEYRTELLNLLHQQVSNLDHQSIQVRPHLKLVHKLEERSVWEHLQSNERNEIVRKLAEVIPPNLNEDERTRRYDLLMLNLQHQVLDGVLEKSNLKENAIRIAEILFNKKHIPAVKNVLPSVQQSMSEEFWESPHPSEMDEIRANLRELMHLIDTKDKTIAFTDFEDELSDPEFEEGMVGESAINKDRYLRKIRKFIEEHSNHLIIEKIRKAKPLTDKDLETLEQFLLESDPSISSEEFHELVGKNLKIVEFVRSVSGLDREAVVKEFDQFLQSNQLSSNQIQFIEQMIEFYTEKGHLDVANLYEPPFDFIDEDGLDGVFDNNAKVIDLLVEKVRSLNEIKVG comes from the coding sequence ATGTCCAATTTTGACTTTCTACATCCCGACTGGCCCGAGTTTATCGATGATGCCCAAGCCGTGGAAAAACTCGTGCATTTTGATCCGCGTGGAGCCTGCGGCCGTGCCCGGCACTTGATCGAGCAGGTGGTACTGTGGATGTACGAACATGACGAAGATTTAGAACTCCCCTACGACACCGGTTTGTATAACATCACCAATGAAATGGGCTTCAAAAAGATCATTGGCTATAAGGTGTATGAGAAGATCAAAGTGATTCGGAAGGTGGGCAACATTGCACTTCACGAAAACAAGCGAGTCACAGAAGACGATGCCTTGCGAGTTTGCCGGGAAGTTTTTCATGTGATGTATTGGCTTTATAGTACGTACACTACCGATGAAGAGCCCAAGCCTGAATTGGAATTTGATCCCAATAAAGTCCCCAAGGTAGAATCGGCTTCCAAAGAATCTCTGGAGCGATTGCAGGAGCTCGAATCCCAAATGGAAGAACGGGCAGATCGCTTGCGGGAATTACAGCAGTCGCTGGAAGAAAAAGACAAAGCTTTAGAGCAGCGCAACCGCGAGATCAAACAGATGCGCTTGCAAACCCGCAAGTACGCTGATAATCACGATTACAACGAGGCGGAGACCCGCGAACTACTGATTGATGTCATGCTTCGGGAATCAGGCTGGGACCCGGCCGAGCGGAACGTCCGCGAGTATGAGGTCTCGGGAATGCCCAACAAATCCGGAACCGGCTATGTGGATTATGTGCTTTGGGATGATAACGGCAAACCCCTTGCCTTGGTGGAAGCCAAGCGAACGACTCGCAGCTATGATGAAGGACAGCATCAGGCCAAGCTGTATGCGGATTGCCTGGAGAAAGAGTTTGACGTTCGCCCGGTCATCTTCATGTCGAACGGTTATGAGATCTGGATCTGGGACGATGAGCAGTACCCTCCGCGAAAAGTTTTAGGATTCTACACGAAAGACAGCCTTCAAAAGCTGTTCTTTCAGCGAGCGAATAAAGAGTCGCTTAAACTGGCGGAGGTCAATAAAAAAATTACAGGACGTTACTATCAGGTAGCCGCTATTCGAAGAGTCGGGGAACGATTCCAGGAGGGGCACCGCCGGGCGTTACTGGTGATGGCCACCGGTACAGGAAAAACCCGTACCGCTATTTCCATCACGGATATGGTGCTTAAAAAGAAATGGGCTAAACGTGTGTTGTTCTTAGCGGATCGCAACGCCTTGGTGAAGCAAGCCTATAAAAATTATGCAGAACACCTCCCCGAAGTTCCCATCGTAAACTTAGTGGAAGAAAAGAATGATGATGCGGCTCGAGTGGTCTTCAGCACCTATCCGACGATGCTAAACCAGATCGAAAACCTGGAAGAAGGAAAGCGAAAGTTTGATCCCGGCCACTTTGATCTCGTGATCATCGATGAGGCTCACCGAAGTGTGTATAATAAATATAAGGCCATCTTCGACTATTTTGACGCCCTGCTGCTGGGGTTAACAGCCACGCCCAAAGAAGATGTTGACCACGACACTTATGATCTATTCAATGCCGAACAAGGAAATCCCACTTATGCATATGGATTAGAAGAGGCGGTGAATGATGGGTTTTTGGTTCCTCCGAAAAAAGTAAAAGTTCTCGGAAATCTTTTAACGCATGGTGTTACCTACTCTGAACTATCCGAAGAAGAGAAAAAGGTGTATGATGATCTCATCAGAGATACCGATCTAGAAACCGGTCCGGGATATGTAGATCCCCAGAAATTAAATGCATTCCTGTTCAATGAGGATACGGTTGAGAAAGTTCTTACTCAGCTCATGGAGTATGGAATCAAGGTAGAAGGTGGTGACCGACTTGGAGACACCATCATTTTTGCTAAGAATCAGCGACATGCAAAGTTTATCCGCGAGACTTTTGATAAAATCTATCCTGCTTATGCAGGAAAACTTGCCAAAGTAATTCACAATAAGGTAGAATATGCTCAGGATTTAATTGAGGATTTCTGTTTCCCTAAGAAAATGCCTGTCATTGCCATATCGGTGGATATGATGGATACGGGAATAGATGCACCTGACTGTGTAAACCTGGTCTTTTTTAAACCGGTTCGTTCCAAGGCAAAGTTCAATCAGATGATTGGTCGTGGTACCCGTTTGCGTCCTGATCTGTTTGGCCCCGGTGAGGATAAGCAGCACTTTCTGATTTTCGATTACTGTGGCAACTTCGAGTTCTTTGAGGAAAATCCAGAAGGATATGAGACCACTTCCAGCGCTTCGATAACAGCACGCATTTTTGAACAACGATTGAGTCTGACTTCTAAGCTGACCAACGAACCGTACAATCAGGATGAAGTATTGCAGGAGTACCGGACCGAATTATTGAATCTACTTCATCAGCAGGTTTCAAACCTTGATCATCAAAGTATTCAGGTCAGGCCGCACTTAAAGCTAGTGCATAAACTAGAAGAGCGATCGGTTTGGGAGCATCTACAGTCCAATGAACGCAATGAAATTGTACGAAAGCTGGCTGAGGTTATCCCTCCTAATTTGAACGAAGATGAAAGGACTCGTCGATATGATTTGTTGATGCTCAATTTACAACATCAGGTGTTAGACGGAGTGCTGGAGAAAAGTAATCTCAAAGAAAACGCCATTCGCATTGCGGAGATATTGTTTAACAAAAAGCATATACCGGCAGTAAAGAATGTGTTGCCTTCGGTTCAACAATCCATGAGTGAAGAATTTTGGGAGTCGCCCCACCCTTCTGAGATGGATGAGATCAGAGCCAATCTAAGAGAGCTAATGCATTTGATCGATACGAAAGATAAAACCATTGCATTTACGGATTTTGAAGATGAATTATCCGATCCGGAATTTGAAGAAGGGATGGTAGGTGAGTCTGCAATTAATAAAGATCGGTACCTGAGAAAGATCCGGAAGTTCATCGAAGAACACAGCAATCATTTGATCATTGAGAAAATCCGGAAAGCGAAACCGCTCACGGATAAAGACCTTGAAACCCTGGAGCAGTTTCTTTTGGAGTCCGATCCAAGCATTAGTTCCGAGGAATTTCATGAGCTCGTGGGTAAGAATTTAAAGATAGTCGAGTTTGTACGATCTGTTTCAGGGCTGGATCGAGAAGCCGTGGTCAAAGAATTCGATCAATTCCTGCAAAGCAATCAGCTCAGTTCAAATCAAATACAGTTTATTGAGCAGATGATTGAATTCTACACCGAAAAAGGCCACCTGGATGTTGCCAACCTCTACGAACCACCGTTCGACTTTATTGATGAAGACGGATTAGATGGGGTCTTTGATAACAATGCCAAAGTCATTGATCTGCTGGTTGAGAAGGTTAGAAGCTTGAATGAGATCAAGGTAGGGTGA